GTCGCGCATCCCGTGGAAGGACTGCAGAGCCTGCTCGCGGCTGCCGTCGGCCATCCGTTCGAGGAGACCGCCAACATCCAGGTCATCCGCAGCCTGAAGCAGGCGCGCTACTCCGCCGAGGCCGGCGGCCACTTCGGCCTCGCGTCGAAGGACTACTGCCACTTCACCTCGCCGATCCGCCGCTACCCCGACCTGGTCGTCCACCGCGCCGTCAAAGGCCTGCTCAAGGGCGACAAGACGAGCCACGTCAGCGGCATCGACCTGGAAGGCCTGGCCGTGCACTGCTCCGAGCGCGAGCGCGGGGCCGCCGAGGCCGAGCGCAAGGCCGTGGACATGGCGCGCGCCGCGATCCTGGGCCGTTCCGTGGGCGAGATCTTCGACGGCGTCGTCATCAACGTCACCACCGCGGGAGCCTTCGTGTCCCTGTCCGAGTCCGGCGCCGTCGGCCTGTGGCGCGGCGCCAACGCGACGGTCGGCCAGAAGCTCAAGGTGAAGCTCACCGGCGTCGACGAGGCCATGGGCCGCATCGAGCTCGAGCCCGTCAAGGACTCCTTGCCCAACCAGATCCGCGTCACTCCCTGGCAGAACAAGCACAAGCCCGCCAAGCCCTCCCCCTGGCAGAAGCGCCGCCGCCGCTAGCCGCTCCCGTCCACTTTTCGGTGTCAGGCCTCATAATTTGAACAAAGAATGTTTCAAATTATGAGGCCTGACACTCTTAGTGACGCTAATTACTCGATCCTGAAATAGCGGCGTAACAGGTCGCGGGCATACTCCCGAGGTCGGGTCCCCTCCGACGGGAGTACACCGAGATGAACATCATGATGGTCGCGGCGGTCGCCGGTCATGGAAGCAACCCAGGTCTGCCGTGCCAGGAGGGGACGTTGTTCTGCCTGTTCCTGGCGATCGCGGGCTTGATGCTGCTCACCGCCGCGGCTTTGCTGGTCCGCCGCGAGGCGCCGAGGGACGCCGTGCGCTACGCGCGCTCACACCGCCGCACGAACGGTCTTTAGGTCCTCCCACCGGGTCGTCCAGCACGGGGACCGGCTCTCGCAGCGCGAGGCCCAGGACGTCGACGACTTCTCCCCGCCGTAGCGCAGGGCCCCCGCGCCGAGCGCGGCGTTGAGCCGGTCGACGGTCTTCGACAGCCGCGCCGACCTCTCCCCGGACCCGTCGTCGAAGAACTCGCTCTGCGCGGCGTCCGCGGCCTCCAGGCCGCCGAGCACGATCCCCGCCTTCTTGTACGCGCGCCCCTCCACGAAGAGCTTGTCGGCCAGCGCCTTCGCCGCGCGGATCAAGGTCGGAGTGTCGTTGGTCGGCGAGAGGTGGACGCTCTCGCCGTCCATCACGGGGCGGTCGTCCTCGCGCCAGCCGAAGTGCACGCCGAGCTCGCCGGCGCGCAGGCCGTGGCGGCGCGCGCGCTCCGCGGCGCGGGCGGCGAACGTGCCCAGCGCCGACTGCAGCGCCTCGAGGGAGTACACCGGCTTGCCGAAGGAGCGGGAGACGGTCACCGACTTGCGCGCGGCGGGCGCGTCGGCCAAGGTCAGGCAGGAGACGCCGCGCAGCTCGTGGGCCAGCTTCAGGCCGCCGATGCCGAGCGCGTTCTGGATGACCGCGTCGCGCGCGCGGGTGAAGTCCCCGGCGGTGCGCACGCCGTAGGGCGCCAGGCGCAGGGCGGAGCGCTTGGCGATGCCCCAGACGTAGGTGACGGGCGTCTCGTCCAAGATCTTTTCCCTCAGACCCGCGTCGAGCAGGGACAGCACGCCGCCGCATTTCTTCGCCTTGTCCGAGGCGAGCTTCGCCAGGGCCTTCGTCGGCGCCAGGCCGACGGCCACCGGCAGGCCGGTCCAGCGGCGCACCTCGGCGCGCAGGGCGTGGGCGCGGGTCTCGAGGAGATCGGCGCCTTCGGCGGGGAGCGTCAAAAAGGACTCGTCGACCGAGTAGTTCTCGACGACGGGAGCGTGGCGGTCGAGGACGGCGGAGACGCGGCGGGACATGTCCACGTACAGCTCGTGGTTGGCCGACAGCGAGACGATCTTGTGCTCGGCGACGAGCGCGCGGATCTCGAAGAAGGGCGCCGCCATGCCGACGCCGAGGGCCTTGGCCTCCTCGGAGCGGGAGATGACGCAGCCGTCGTTGTTGGAGAGCACGACGACGGGGCGCCCCTCGAGCTCGGGGCGGAAGGCGCGCTCGCAGGAGACGAAGAAGTTGTTGCAGTCGACGAGGGCGAAGACGGGCATCGCTACGGCGCGCGCACGACGAAGGTCACCACGCCCCAGATCTCGAGGCCGTCGTCCTCCCGCCAGCCGGGCGGCAGGCGCCGCGTCAGCATCTCGCCGCGCACGACCGCCACGATCACGCGCCCCGGAGCCGGAGGCTCGGCGCGGTCCACGATCAGGAGGTCGCCGTCCTTGACGTCGGCGTCGGGCGCCGACCCCGCGGCGCGCAGGAAGAAGGTGGCCGCCGGCCGCTTGATGAGGCGGTCGTCGAGCTTGAGGCCGACGTCGTCATAGTCCTCGCTGGCGACGAACATGGGGCTTAGTATAATCGAACAAGCGTTCGAGCGCAAGGGGTCGGGAAAGAAGAAGGGCCTCGCTTTCGCGAGGCCCTTTCGTCTTGAACGGCTTAAGGCTTAATAGGCGCCGATCTCGCTCTCGAGGTCCTGCTCGGGGAGGCTCTGGTGGCGGTCGGAGCGCACCGGGGACTTCTCGGCGGGCTGGCGGCGGCCGTCGAAAAGGTTGTCCAGGGCGTCGCGCTCGGCGACGGCGTCTTTGGGATTGTCGTCCTTGGCCGGCGCGGCGAGCTGGGCGCGCAGGGCAGGGTAGGGGAGGACGCCCTCGTGCGCGTTGAGCTTCCACATGTGCTCGGGGATCGCGGAGATGGGAAGAGAGGGCATCGTGGGGGCGATGACGGGGACCACCGGGGTCGGGATTTGGGCCGGGACCGGGGTCTGCGCCGGGGTCGGGGCGGGGGCGGCCGTCAGCACGATGGACGGGGCGAGGAGCGGCGCGGGGAGGCTGATGCGCGGGCTGATCACGATGTTGGGCACCGGGCCGGGGAGGTTCACGCCGGTACCGATGTAGATGTTGCCGCGGCCGCCGGGGAGGATCGAGGTCACCTGGGCCGAGGCCGAGGTCGCGAGGATCAGGGAGAGAACGGTGAAGAAAGTCGACTTGGTGTTCATTGCCCCTACAGTATATGGGGCGGGGCGGGAAACGCCGATGAGACCGGTCAACCCATGTAATTGATGTTAATCAATCGCAAATCGGATGTAAAAACAATACAAAATTTAAATATTGCCCGAAGGACCTAGAAGGTTTCGGTGTCCAAAACGATGGTCACGGGCCCGTCGTTGACCGATTCCACCGCCATGGAGGCGCCGAATTCGCCGGTCCGCACGGTCAGGCCCGCGGCCGCGAGCAGCGCGGCGGCGCGGCGATACAGCGGCTCGGCCTGGTCCGGGCGCGCGGCGGACGTGAAGTCGGGGCGGCGGCCGCCCTTGAGCGAGGCGCACAGGGTGAACTGGGAGACGAGGAGGATCTCGCCTTTGACGTCGGTCACCGACCGGTCGAACCTGCCTTCGTCGTTGGCGAAGATCCGGAGGGCGAGGAGCTTGTCCACGAGCTTCTTGAGCGAGGCTTCGTTATCCTCGAGGCCGACCCCCAGCAGGACGAGGAGCCCGGGGCCGGTCGAGCGCGTCTCGCCGGCATGGGCGCCGTCGCGCAAGGTCACGGAGGCCGACAAGACTCGTGTCGCCACGGCTCTCATGAGATATAGTTTATCTTCTTATGCGCCTGTTCATCGCCGTCGCCGCGGACGAGGAGGTCAAGGCGGCCGCCGCCGAGGCCGTCGCGCGCCTGCGCCGGGCCGGCGGGAGCTTCCGCTGGGTGGACCCGCGCGACATGCACACGACCTTGCGCTGGTTCGGCGCGGTGGACGAGAGCCGGCTGCCCGAGATCCGGGAGCTGATGACGCGCGCCGCCGCGGCGACGGCGCCGTTTTCGGTCGTGTACGGCGCCGTGGACGCGTTCGACTCCCACGAGGAGGCGCGCGTGGTCTGGATCGGCCTGGCCGAGGGCAAGGAGCCGATGGAGAGGCTCGCGGGGCTGCTCTACCGAAACGAGCCGCGGCCCTACGCGCCGCATCTCACCTTGGGGCGCAACCGGGACGACGCCGCCCCGCCCGGGTTCGTCGCCGCGCTCAAGGCGGAGCCGGTCCTGGGCCTGCGCCGCCCGGTGACGAAGATCAGCCTGTACGCGAGCAAGCCCGCGCCCTTCGGCCACGCCTACGAGATACTCTTCGAGGCCGACCTGACCGGGGCCGTTTAATTCGGCGGCGTGTCGGTCGCCGGCTCGACTTCGGGGATGGTCGGGATCAGGCTTTCCAGGTTGGAATTCCCGGGAGCCGTGTCCGTCGAGGACTTCAGCGGCGTGCCCGGCGCCGATCTCG
Above is a genomic segment from Elusimicrobiota bacterium containing:
- a CDS encoding Y-family DNA polymerase → MPVFALVDCNNFFVSCERAFRPELEGRPVVVLSNNDGCVISRSEEAKALGVGMAAPFFEIRALVAEHKIVSLSANHELYVDMSRRVSAVLDRHAPVVENYSVDESFLTLPAEGADLLETRAHALRAEVRRWTGLPVAVGLAPTKALAKLASDKAKKCGGVLSLLDAGLREKILDETPVTYVWGIAKRSALRLAPYGVRTAGDFTRARDAVIQNALGIGGLKLAHELRGVSCLTLADAPAARKSVTVSRSFGKPVYSLEALQSALGTFAARAAERARRHGLRAGELGVHFGWREDDRPVMDGESVHLSPTNDTPTLIRAAKALADKLFVEGRAYKKAGIVLGGLEAADAAQSEFFDDGSGERSARLSKTVDRLNAALGAGALRYGGEKSSTSWASRCESRSPCWTTRWEDLKTVRAAV
- a CDS encoding D-tyrosyl-tRNA(Tyr) deacylase: MRAVATRVLSASVTLRDGAHAGETRSTGPGLLVLLGVGLEDNEASLKKLVDKLLALRIFANDEGRFDRSVTDVKGEILLVSQFTLCASLKGGRRPDFTSAARPDQAEPLYRRAAALLAAAGLTVRTGEFGASMAVESVNDGPVTIVLDTETF
- the thpR gene encoding RNA 2',3'-cyclic phosphodiesterase, translated to MRLFIAVAADEEVKAAAAEAVARLRRAGGSFRWVDPRDMHTTLRWFGAVDESRLPEIRELMTRAAAATAPFSVVYGAVDAFDSHEEARVVWIGLAEGKEPMERLAGLLYRNEPRPYAPHLTLGRNRDDAAPPGFVAALKAEPVLGLRRPVTKISLYASKPAPFGHAYEILFEADLTGAV